The DNA window CCCCCACACGGACCCCCACACGGACCCCCACAAAGACACCCCAACCGCGGAGGGACCCATCACGGTGTGAGCTTCTGCGTAATGAGCGTATCTATCAGTTTGGCATCCTGCAGCGTCTGTTCGCTGCGCTCAATTGGCTTAAGGGGGAAAtcaaaaaagagagaaaaattgATAGGAGTGTAGCTATGCACAAACTGAAACAAGTCCTCCACTGTGTGATCATAATTAAATTTctgagaaattttttttccattataTAATCTAACATGCAATGTGGTAGTAGGCTTAGAATCGTCTACATGGATATTTTTAACATCAGTAGGAGTAGATTCTGcgagtttttttatttcttcttcgctaACACTTGGTGTGTTACTTGACCCTAACTTCACTCCCTGTCCTTTGTATGTTGTATTActgctctccattttgtcctttgTGTAAACTTGGTTACTCTTATCCTTTAACGCTACATTCATTGTTTTATCCTTTCCAGCCAATTCCTTGGGCAAAATACCTGCCTCGATGTTTTGCatgaactttttattttcctcaagATTTAAATCTCGGAACTCTCCATCATCTACAATAaacccatttttatatagcGTGATGCGTCTGCAGTTTTCTGGTAATTTGGACGTGAAGAAACTAGGGACCATATCATCGTCTGAGTTCTCCACTTCCAGTCCGCTGTTCTGACCACCTGTATAGTGCGCTACCCGttccttgttttttttttcgtccttccTTAGGTCGCTAAGGGATCTGCAGCGGGACGCAGAAAAACGGGGTTACATTACGGAAGAAATGAAGCGATATGCTAAACTGTTTCATCGTCACGGCTGGGAAGGGGCTCCCCCGCGTGTACAAGCGGAACGCTTTCCCTGTCACACATCGTTTGCACATCGCTTACTTGCACATCGCTTACTTGCACATCGCTTACTTACACATCGCTCGCCTGCACATGCGACTCTCCGACGTGCAAGCGCTCCCTCACCAATAATTTCATACCTTATGTTCGACATGGTTCCCAAGCTTCGCAAATGATTCCTTTTAAACTTTGGGGGAAGTTATTCAAACTGGAGGGGGTTCTCCAGCAGGGCAGCCTCTCAGCTACTCTTACAAAGGTAacgtatttctttttctcttcttttttcttctttttctttttgcttcagcggaggaacaaaataaacactcAGTTAACCTTTGACATCAACGTTTGGCTTAAATTACCAGAATCTAGGCGATCTTTTCCTTTCGCCGCTCGGTGGGTATGCCTGGCACGTTCACGCAAGGATGAAACGCAGAGGGGAGCAGTCAGTCCTTCACCTTCTCCGTTCGGGGTGGAGAAGAAACTTGGCAGAGAAGGGGAGCGCAGAAGAGGTCGCGCAAAACGGGGAGAAACGGCGAACGGCGGAAAGGCGACGAAAAGGATGGCAAAAAGGATGGTGAAATTTTccccaaaaaattgcaaaaaaaatgtacggTCAAAATGTGCCGTCAAAATGTGCCGTCAAAATATGCCGTCAAAATGTGCTGTCAAAATATGCCGTCAAAATATGCCGTCAAAATATGCCGTCAAAATtacgcccattttttgcgcccAAAGCGGGGCTTGCGCGTGCAGGAAAAaacgttcctttttttttttttccttcctctgcTCATGCAATAACCGAGCAGGGAGAATTATtgaggggaaataaaatcgGGAAAGAAATTATCCAAGAGGGAGAGAAGCATAGAGGTGAtgagaaataaagaaatggtCCAGTTCATAGAATTTTGTTCCATTCGGTTGGCATGGTCTTTCCCATCGCATTTGGAGGGGGAAGTTTCACCTTGGCGATCTGTTCATTCAAGCGGGTTTATGCCTTGGTGGCCTTCCTTAGGGTTTTTCCCCCAGACTAATATACAACTGGAGTGGAGAGGATGCCAAAGGAAGGGGAACGCGCAGAAGGGGCGACTCATCCGCGCAAGTGTCCCTCGTCCGCTCGAAATGCAGACCGTTTGTCCCAGCATGGCAAGAGGGGCCTCGTGCAGTAACGCGGTGTTAACCTGATAATAACATTGTGATAATGACCCACCCATTGGTGCTCTCCCCCTCAAGGGAATAAACCCACGAACAGGTACATAAACCTGTAAGTGTGGCCACCGAGTTGAAACAGTTTGTTGCCTCCCTGTAGAAACACTAGCGGAAGCGCGGCGATTTTTCCAGTCACCGCCTCACTTTTTGGAACATGGTGGGAGAATAACGAAGTGGGAAAAACGTAAGCTCTTCAGGAGGGCCAAGGACGGGGTGATGTCCAACTGATGGTTAAACAGCGTCCCCGCCGAAAGGGGAGTCACTGAAATGGGGGTACGCAAAGTGTgcagcaaaaatgaaggcaaaatggagggCGAAATGGAAGGCGAAATGGAAGGCGAAATGGAAGGCGAAATGGAAGGCGAAATGGAAGGCGAAATGGAAGGCgaaatgtgtatatttacGTTTACGCTTATGCTCACccgtgtgtacatttttttttttttttggctagctacactgtaaaaaaaaaaaaagttgcNNNNNNNNNNGTAAATTTNNTAAAAGttcaagtttttttttttttttttttttttcttgcgtGCGGTGTGTTGGCACTTCAAAAGGTAGACCCAAAAGAaacatccctttttttttctacattacAGAAGTGGTAAGTTAACGATTTTCAGttggaagttttttttttttttccgcagtTTGTGATGTTGGGGAGaattgctttttaaaaagggttGTTGTGCCAAGTTGGAAAGCCGCGCTCGTTTGGTGTGCTCATCTGTTTTGCTCATCTGTTTTGCTCCATCTGTTTTGCTCATCCGTTTTGCTCCATCCGTTTTGCTCGCCTGTTTTGCTTGCCTGGTTTGCCCGTTGGGTTCGCCACCACGCTCTCCTGAGtgtttttacttcattttatttttttttttcattttatcccattattttcacttttatttttttccttttgcatgCGGCGAAACCTTCACACGCAGAACAAactggaggggaaaaatacaaaatggtTACAACTGCCATTGTGACTtgttttctgtttttctccACCCGGGTTGAGTGTCGCTCGTTTTTAATTCGTAGACCAACTTGTTGTTTAAACTTTACGAGTTAGTGTTTTCCGCGCAGTTCGTTTTTGTGTCAActgtgcccttttttgtttttttttttttcgtttcatttagctttattttgcttcctttttgctgcctTTTTGCGGCCCTTTTTgccagctttttttttcgttacttcagttttttttccgttttttttttcgtcactttttcgtcactttttcgtttttttttccgttttttttccctttcttttcCGTTATTTGGGTCCCCCGAGCAACGGCCCCAAATGGTTAAAAGGCTGCTCCCCTGTTTGACTCACCGCAGGGCGAAGCAGACCATTCCCAAACATGGGGGGAGGGTGTTAGCCAAATGCACAACAAGCAGATTGAGGCTTGTGTGTACACCCTCCGAACGTCCTGCGTAGCTGTCCAAGTCGGCACCTCGCAAGGGGGCACATCGATTCATTCCAGCCACGCGTAAAACGCATAACGCATAGCGCATAACGTGTAACACATAACGTATAACCTGTGCGTGCGCCCCTACCCGTTTGCTTGCTATACAGCGGTGCTACACCGGCGAGTGAGTTGCGAAAGGAGGTTCAAGTCGAATTCGCATTTGACGAGAAGTTACAGAAccagtctttttttttatttttttttctacatcaAAACTTAACCCgttcgtgttttttttttttttttttttttttccgttttctcAAGGTGTGTATAACTTTACCAGACGAGTTGGCAAAATTTGCACAAGTCAGCAAACCAACTAAGTCGCGTCTTCCATgcaatccttttttttttttttttacgtcatTTTAATATACCATCCGAGTATTCGCCTACACTTTAAAGACATACAAAACATCGCATTAAATTGCTCGTTCATGTTACGCGAATGAGGTGCCACTTGACGGGAGCACACATTTGAGCGCATAGATGAATAATAGCCATTCGAGTGAGGctcaaaaattaaagcagTAATCGCCCGCAAGATGAAGCACGCCAAGGGGTTAAGGATGCTCTTCTGTGGAGCTCTGTTTTTACTCCATTTCTGTCGGGAAGCCACATGCCACAAGGTGTATAAGGTTGGCCCAGAACCCATCCCCTGTTCTCAGTGCAAGGATGTACGCGAATGTAGTGGATGTATGtttgaggaggaggagtccCCACATGCGATTCACTTGAAGCTAAACAAGAACAAGCCAAATGACCAcagaaatttgaagaagcatCATGATTCGCTGAAGCTCGGTGGGGTGAAGTACTACGTCAAGAGGGGTGAAGGGATTTCAGGCAGTTTGGGTAACCCCTTGGGGAACACTTTGGATGATATAGACAGCATTAACGAGGAGATCAAGAACAGGCGGGAGGAGAGTGCCAAGGGGGGTAGGAACTTTATTGACATCACGAGTTATAGGAAGGACAGCCTGTCAGACTCCTTCGTGGATGTGCAGAGGCATACGTACGTGGAGGCGGGGAGCGCAGACAGGGAGGGAGAGCAGAAGGGGGGCCAACAGATGGGAGGCGAACAGAGGGGAGGCCAGCACAGTGGAGACCAACCCAGCGGAAGTGACGAACGTGCGGAGGACCCCCCCCCAGAGTCGAAAAGAACTTCATCGACCTGAAGGACACAAACGCAGTAGTGGAACAGACAGAAGAAAACGTGTTTCTGATCCCATTGAAGCATATGCGAGATAGCCAATTCGTGGGGACGCTCCTAGTTGGGGTTCCTCCACAAGAGATCCATCCCATATTCGACACGGGGAGCACAAATCTTTGGGTAGTAACAACAGATTGTGAAGAAAATTCTtgtaaaaaagttaacaGGTATAATCCGTACAAATCGAGAACATTTAGGAGATCCTTTATAGGGAAAAATCTACACATCGTTTTCGGATCGGGTTCTATTTCTGGATCTATTGGGAAAGAAACGTTCGTTTTGGGAGACCACACAGTACGGAATCAGACATTTGGATTAGTGGAGAGTGAATCAAACGACAGCCTAAATGGAGATAACATTTTTGACTATATCGATTTTGAGGGCATTGTAGGGTTAGGATTCCCAGAAATGTTATCAGCAGGAAAGGTCTCCTTCTTTGACAACTTATTAAAtcagaataaaaatttatcccCCCAATTCTCCTTTTATATCTCACCTGATGATAATACATCTACGTTCATAGTGGGTGGTTTGAGTAAATCATTTTACGAAGGGAATATCTACATGCTTCCTGTGGTTAAGGAGTATTACTGGGAAGTAGAATTGGATGGAATATAcgtgggggagaagaaaatttgttGTGAGGAGAAGAGCTATGCAATTTTCGACACAGGGACTTCGTATAACACTATGCCGAGTGCACAGATAAAGGAATTTTTTGATGTAGTTCCTTCTGTCCCGTGTACAGAAGAGAATTACCAAGATGTGCTCAAGAATTATCCTGTGATTAAGTATGTGTTTGGTGACTTGGTCATAGAGTTGATGCCTGAGGAGTACATGATTTTAAATGAGGAGAATTGCATCCCGGCGTACATGCAAATTGACGTACCTTCGGAGAAGAACCATGCGTACCTGCTCGGAAGCATTGCCTTCATGCGGCACTACTACACGGTGTTCGTGCGCGGCATGGGCGGCAAGCCCTCCATGGTGGGCATCGCCAAGGCCAAGCCGGCCGCGGTGGCGGCGGCGAAGTGATGGGGCACCGGGCGTGGAGGCGAGCCGCTTCCGCGCCAGCTGTGCACGCCGCCCCACGCGCAAATGTGCAGCCCTACGCACAaatatgcaaataaatatgcatacccgctttgttccctttttccgcCGGACAAATTTTTCCCCAACGAAGGTGCAGCACACACTTCGCGTTGCCCCTTGTCCTCCGCCAACCGGAGCTGccgctgctactgctgctgctactgctactgcagctactattttttttttgtgcaaaaactTACTCCGCTTCGTCCCAGCGTGCCGTTGTGCCTCCTGCCCATTGGgctgttttttaaattgggAGGGGGCAGCGGGATGGGACGGGGCGGGACGACCCG is part of the Plasmodium cynomolgi strain B DNA, chromosome 1, whole genome shotgun sequence genome and encodes:
- a CDS encoding aspartyl protease (putative); translation: MKHAKGVEKNFIDLKDTNAVVEQTEENVFLIPLKHMRDSQFVGTLLVGVPPQEIHPIFDTGSTNLWVVTTDCEENSCKKVNRYNPYKSRTFRRSFIGKNLHIVFGSGSISGSIGKETFVLGDHTVRNQTFGLVESESNDSLNGDNIFDYIDFEGIVGLGFPEMLSAGKVSFFDNLLNQNKNLSPQFSFYISPDDNTSTFIVGGLSKSFYEGNIYMLPVVKEYYWEVELDGIYVGEKKICCEEKSYAIFDTGTSYNTMPSAQIKEFFDVVPSVPCTEENYQDVLKNYPVIKYVFGDLVIELMPEEYMILNEENCIPAYMQIDVPSEKNHAYLLGSIAFMRHYYTVFVRGMGGKPSMVGIAKAKPAAVAAAK
- a CDS encoding NSFL1 cofactor p47 (putative), producing MSNIRSLSDLRKDEKKNKERVAHYTGGQNSGLEVENSDDDMVPSFFTSKLPENCRRITLYKNGFIVDDGEFRDLNLEENKKFMQNIEAGILPKELAGKDKTMNVALKDKSNQVYTKDKMESSNTTYKGQGVKLGSSNTPSVSEEEIKKLAESTPTDVKNIHPIERSEQTLQDAKLIDTLITQKLTP